The following proteins are co-located in the Vigna unguiculata cultivar IT97K-499-35 chromosome 9, ASM411807v1, whole genome shotgun sequence genome:
- the LOC114163138 gene encoding monosaccharide-sensing protein 2, which produces MSGAVLVAVAAAIGNLLQGWDNATIAGSILYIKREFLLESQPTVEGLIVAMSLIGATVVTTCSGALSDLLGRRPMLIISSLLYFVSSLVMLWSPNVYILLFARLLDGLGIGLAVTLVPLYISETAPPEIRGLLNTLPQFTGSAGMFLSYCMVFGMSLTKAPSWRLMLGVLSIPSLVYFALALFFLPESPRWLVSKGRMLEAKKVLQRLRGREDVSGEMALLVEGLGVGGDTAIEEYIITPVDELGDEEDPYREKDQIKLYGPEQGQSWVARPAAPGQSSIGLVSRKGSVANQSGLVDPLVTLFGSVHEKHTETGSMRSTLFPHFGSMFSVGGNQPRNEDWDEESFAREGDDYVSDAAVGDSDDNLQSPLISRQTTSLDKDIPPTAHSNLSSTRQGSLLHGNAGEPTGSTRIGSGWQLAWKWTEREDPNGNKEGGFKRIYLHQEGGPGLRGSVVSLPGGDLPNDGETVQAAALVSQPALYNKDVMRQRPVGPAMIHPSETTAKGPNWSDLSEPGVKHALMVGVGLQILQQFSGINGVLYYTPQILEQAGVGYLLSNLGLGSTSSSFLISAVTTLLMLPCIAVAMRLMDISGRRTLLLSTIPVLIASLIILVLGSFVDLGTTANASISTISVIVYFCFFVMGFGPIPNILCAEIFPTRVRGLCIAICALTFWICDIIVTYTLPVMLNSVGLSGVFGIYAVVCFIAWVFVFLKVPETKGMPLEVIIEFFSVGAKQVEDAKVQLT; this is translated from the exons ATGAGTGGGGCCGTTCTTGTTGCTGTTGCTGCTGCCATCGGTAACTTACTGCAAGGATGGGATAATGCGACTATTGCAG GATCTATCTTGTATATAAAAAGGGAGTTTCTATTAGAAAGTCAACCCACAGTTGAAGGTCTAATTGTGGCCATGTCACTTATTGGTGCCACCGTGGTTACTACATGCTCTGGAGCCCTTTCAGACTTGCTAGGCCGACGTCCTATGTTGATTATTTCCTCTCTCCTTTATTTTGTTAGTTCTCTTGTGATGCTATGGTCTCCAAATGTTTATATCCTTCTCTTTGCAAGGCTTTTAGATGGTTTGGGAATTGGTCTGGCAGTTACCCTGGTACCTCTTTACATATCTGAGACAGCTCCTCCTGAGATTAGGGGATTACTCAATACACTTCCACAGTTTACTGGTTCAGCGGGAATGTTTTTATCCTATTGTATGGTGTTTGGGATGTCACTGACCAAGGCGCCAAGCTGGAGACTCATGTTGGGTGTTCTTTCAATCCCTTCTCTTGTTTACTTCGCACTCGCACTATTCTTCTTGCCTGAGTCTCCGAGATGGCTTGTTAGTAAAGGCCGAATGCTTGAGGCCAAGAAGGTTTTGCAGCGCCTTCGTGGAAGGGAAGATGTTTCCG GTGAAATGGCTTTACTGGTTGAGGGGCTTGGAGTTGGAGGTGATACAGCCATAGAAGAGTATATAATTACGCCAGTCGATGAACTTGGTGATGAAGAGGACCCATACAGAGAAAAAGATCAGATTAAGTTGTATGGACCGGAACAAGGTCAGTCCTGGGTTGCTAGACCTGCTGCACCTGGACAAAGTTCCATCGGCCTTGTATCTCGGAAGGGAAGCGTGGCAAATCAAAGTGGTCTAGTGGACCCTCTAGTGACCCTCTTTGGTAGTGTTCATGAGAAGCACACGGAAACAGGAAGCATGCGAAGCACACTTTTTCCGCACTTTGGGAGTATGTTTAGTGTTGGGGGAAATCAACCTAGGAATGAAGATTGGGATGAAGAAAGTTTTGCTAGAGAGGGTGATGATTATGTCTCTGATGCTGCTGTCGGTGATTCTGATGACAATTTGCAGAGTCCATTGATCTCACGTCAAACAACGAGTCTGGATAAGGACATACCTCCAACTGCTCACAGCAACCTTTCAAGCACGAGGCAAGGTAGTCTTTTGCATGGAAATGCAGGAGAACCCACTGGTAGTACCAGGATTGGTAGTGGTTGGCAGCTAGCATGGAAATGGACTGAAAGAGAAGACCCAAATGGAAACAAGGAGGGTGGCTTCAAGAGAATATATTTACACCAAGAAGGTGGTCCTGGATTACGTGGTTCTGTGGTTTCTCTCCCTGGTGGTGATTTACCGAATGATGGTGAGACTGTACAGGCTGCTGCTTTGGTGAGTCAGCCAGCCCTTTATAACAAGGACGTTATGCGTCAGCGACCAGTTGGACCAGCTATGATTCATCCATCTGAAACAACTGCAAAAGGGCCAAACTGGAGTGACCTTTCTGAACCTGGAGTGAAGCATGCCTTGATGGTGGGGGTGGGACTTCAAATTCTTCAGCAG TTCTCTGGCATAAATGGGGTTCTCTACTATACACCTCAAATTCTTGAGCAGGCAGGAGTTGGTTATCTTCTTTCAAACCTAGGCCTTGGTTCTACTTCTTCATCCTTTCTTATTAGTGCAGTGACAACCTTGCTGATGCTTCCATGTATAGCCGTTGCCATGAGGCTCATGGATATATCTGGCAGAAG GACTTTGCTGCTTAGTACAATTCCCGTTCTAATAGCATCTCTTATCATACTAGTCCTGGGGAGTTTTGTGGATTTGGGCACAACTGCAAATGCATCAATCTCAACCATTAGTGTTATTGTATATTTCTGTTTCTTTGTCATGGGATTTGGGCCAATTCCTAATATACTTTGTGCAGAGATCTTCCCCACTCGAGTTCGTGGTCTCTGCATTGCCATTTGTGCTCTTACCTTTTGGATCTGTGATATCATTGTCACCTACACACTGCCAGTTATGCTCAATTCCGTAGGCCTCTCTGGTGTATTTGGTATTTATGCTGTCGTGTGCTTCATAGCATGGGTGTTTGTCTTTTTGAAAGTTCCAGAAACCAAGGGCATGCCACTGGAAGTCATCATTGAGTTCTTCTCTGTCGGAGCAAAACAAGTTGAGGATGCCAAAGTACAACTGACCTAA
- the LOC114163747 gene encoding uncharacterized protein LOC114163747 — MMKNIDGREPSRAEMFIMTHKPKNEETKEIISKLEDAISSHSIEPEKNSTRDDVFSQVFGKDRHGYVRTYGKGVSPFDLWGSNSRVGIQKLIDEVQRNAQVELQSMKNRMQEEMEIKLKEQVKEQVETKLKEQLEAMKVELLNNFKIAFTQIPSYAPEVMVSNLNKEEVDIEDDPTLKMMDNDDNISHKVIEDPTSELLEKNAHALIFPFTHTSPRRKNEKVHKTNTKLTKRLLSYFFFIFLLYYLSINFVNNILEHILLFLLSRKLEDLNVEIVTLDKYLSILKHPSNAFELFLQEFANNYKETKVDLDNFERELESYFNAATKLKRKLHLSTLKESVVEGKEIGKRERKPKIHFDGTDVKILKQEKSHKFAK; from the exons ATGATGAAAAATATTGATGGAAGAGAGCCATCTCGTGCAGAAATGTTCATCATGACACATAAGCCTAAAAATGAGGAAACCAAAGAGATTATT tCAAAGCTTGAGGATGCAATTTCTTCGCATTCAATAGAACCAGAGAAAAACTCAACCCGAGATGATGTATTTTCCCAAGTCTTTGGAAAAGATCGACATGGTTATGTGCGCACATATGGAAAAGGGGTTTCACCTTTCGATCTATGGGGATCTAACTCCCGAGTTggaatacaaaaattaattgatgAAGTTCAAAGGAATGCTCAGGTTGAACTACAAAGCATGAAAAACAGAATGCAAGAGGAAATGGAAATAAAGCTAAAAGAGCAAGTGAAGGAGCAAGTGGAAACCAAACTAAAAGAGCAACTAGAAGCAATGAAAGTTGAGCTTCTAAACAACTTCAAAATCGCTTTTACTCAAATCCCAAGTTATGCTCCAGAAGTAATGGtttcaaatttgaataaagAGGAGGTGGACATTGAAGATGATCCAACATTGAAGATGATGGATAATGATGACAACATCTCTCATAaag TTATTGAAGATCCTACAAGTGAGCTCCTAGAGAAAAATGCACATGCCTTGATCTTTCCATTCACTCATACTAGCCCCaggagaaaaaatgaaaaagtgcATAAAACTAACACCAAGTTAACTAAGAggttattatcatattttttctttatttttcttttatattatctatcaattaattttgttaataatattttggaACATATCTTACTATTTCTTTTATCCAGGAAATTAGAAGATCTTAATGTTGAAATTGTCACACTTGATAAATATCTTAGCATTCTCAAACATCCATCCAATGCCTTTGAGCTTTTCTT GCAAGAATTTGCAAACAActataaagaaacaaaagttgATTTAGAcaattttgaaagg GAATTAGAGTCTTATTTCAATGCAGCAACTAaactcaaaagaaaattacatttgAGTACATTAAAGGAaag TGTTGTTGAAGGAAAAGAAATAGGAAAAAGAGAGCGGAAACCTAAAATTCATTTTGACGGGACTGACGTAAAAATATTGAAACAAGAGAAATCTCACAAGT TTGCTAAATGA
- the LOC114163285 gene encoding histone deacetylase 19-like isoform X2: MDSGSNSLPSAPDGVKRKVCYFYDPEVGNYYYGQGHPMKPHRIRMTHALLAHYGLLQHMQVHKPFPARDRDLCRFHADDYVAFLRSITPETQQDHLRQLKRFNVGEDCPVFDGLYSFCQTYAGGSVGGAVKLNHDQCDIAVNWAGGLHHAKKCEASGFCYVNDIVLAILELLKQHERVLYVDIDIHHGDGVEEAFYTTDRVMTVSFHKFGDYFPGTGDVRDIGYGKGKYYSLNVPLDDGIDDESYHFLFKPIIGKVMEVFRPGAVVLQCGADSLSGDRLGCFNLSIRGHAECVRYMRSFNVPLLLLGGGGYTIRNVARCWCYETGVALGIEVDDKMPQHEYYEYFGPDYTLHVAPSNMENKNSRHLLEEIQSKLLENLSRLQHAPSVQFQERPPDSDLGEAEEDHDGDETWDPDSDMDVDVERELVPSKVKKEIVEPQLNGLDDQRRSREHLRVSDTAVAETCMKALDISSQKADEDNVKVEQNTVNDLTK; this comes from the exons ATGGATTCCGGCAGCAATTCTTTACCATCTGCACCTGATGGAGTTAAGAGAAAGGTTTGCTATTTCTATGATCCAGAGGTTGGGAATTACTATTATGGGCAAGGTCACCCTATGAAGCCACATCGTATACGGATGACACATGCACTTCTTGCTCATTATGGATTGCTTCAGCACATGCAGGTCCATAAGCCATTTCCTGCTAGAGACCGGGACCTTTGTCGTTTTCATGCTGATGATTATGTTGCATTCCTTCGAAGCATAACCCCTGAAACACAGCAGGATCATCTTAGGCAACTCAAACGCTTTAATGTTGGTGAAGATTGTCCTGTTTTTGATGGCCTCTACTCTTTCTGTCAAACTTATGCAGGGGGGTCAGTTGGGGGTGCTGTGAAATTAAATCATGACCAATGTGATATCGCTGTCAATTGGGCTGGTGGGTTGCATCATGCCAAGAAGTGTGAGGCTTCTGGATTTTGCTATGTTAATGATATAGTCCTTGCAATCTTAGAACTTCTTAAACAGCATGAG CGTGTTCTATATGTGGACATTGATATCCACCATGGAGACGGTGTGGAGGAAGCATTCTATACTACTGACAGAGTCATGACTGTTTCTTTTCATAAATTCGGAGACTATTTTCCTGGTACTGGGGATGTACGCGATATTGGATATGGAAAAGGAAAATACTATTCTCTTAATGTTCCACTTGATGATGGCATTGATGATGAGAGTTATCATTTCTTGTTCAAACCAATAATTGGCAAAGTAATGGAAGTGTTCAGGCCTGGTGCAGTAGTTCTTCAGTGTGGTGCTGATTCTCTATCTGGAGACCGTTTGGGATGTTTCAATCTTTCAATTAGGGGACATGCAGAGTGTGTTAGATACATGAGGTCATTCAACGTGCCCCTCTTGCTACTAGGTGGTGGTGGCTACACCATTCGGAATGTTGCTCGTTGTTGGTGCTATGAG ACAGGAGTTGCTCTTGGAATAGAAGTTGATGACAAAATGCCACAACACGAGtattatgaatattttggtCCAGATTATACCCTTCATGTTGCCCCAAGTAACATGGAAAACAAGAATTCCCGTCATTTACTTGAAGAAATTCAATCTAAGCTACTTGAGAATCTTTCCAGGCTGCAGCATGCTCCTAGTGTCCAATTTCAGGAAAGGCCTCCGGATTCTGATCTTGGAGAG GCAGAAGAAGATCATGATGGAGATGAGACATGGGATCCAGATTCTGACATGGACGTTGATGTTGAACG TGAGCTTGTACCAAGCaaagtaaagaaagaaattGTTGAACCACAGCTCAATGGTCTG GATGACCAGAGAAGAAGTCGGGAACATTTGAGAGTCTCTGATACTGCAGTTGCTGAAACTTGCATGAAG GCTCTAGATATTTCTTCTCAGAAAGCTGATGAAGATAATGTGAAAGTTGAACAGAATACTGTGAATGATTTGACCAAATAG
- the LOC114163285 gene encoding histone deacetylase 19-like isoform X1: MDSGSNSLPSAPDGVKRKVCYFYDPEVGNYYYGQGHPMKPHRIRMTHALLAHYGLLQHMQVHKPFPARDRDLCRFHADDYVAFLRSITPETQQDHLRQLKRFNVGEDCPVFDGLYSFCQTYAGGSVGGAVKLNHDQCDIAVNWAGGLHHAKKCEASGFCYVNDIVLAILELLKQHERVLYVDIDIHHGDGVEEAFYTTDRVMTVSFHKFGDYFPGTGDVRDIGYGKGKYYSLNVPLDDGIDDESYHFLFKPIIGKVMEVFRPGAVVLQCGADSLSGDRLGCFNLSIRGHAECVRYMRSFNVPLLLLGGGGYTIRNVARCWCYETGVALGIEVDDKMPQHEYYEYFGPDYTLHVAPSNMENKNSRHLLEEIQSKLLENLSRLQHAPSVQFQERPPDSDLGEAEEDHDGDETWDPDSDMDVDVERELVPSKVKKEIVEPQLNGLFQDDQRRSREHLRVSDTAVAETCMKALDISSQKADEDNVKVEQNTVNDLTK, encoded by the exons ATGGATTCCGGCAGCAATTCTTTACCATCTGCACCTGATGGAGTTAAGAGAAAGGTTTGCTATTTCTATGATCCAGAGGTTGGGAATTACTATTATGGGCAAGGTCACCCTATGAAGCCACATCGTATACGGATGACACATGCACTTCTTGCTCATTATGGATTGCTTCAGCACATGCAGGTCCATAAGCCATTTCCTGCTAGAGACCGGGACCTTTGTCGTTTTCATGCTGATGATTATGTTGCATTCCTTCGAAGCATAACCCCTGAAACACAGCAGGATCATCTTAGGCAACTCAAACGCTTTAATGTTGGTGAAGATTGTCCTGTTTTTGATGGCCTCTACTCTTTCTGTCAAACTTATGCAGGGGGGTCAGTTGGGGGTGCTGTGAAATTAAATCATGACCAATGTGATATCGCTGTCAATTGGGCTGGTGGGTTGCATCATGCCAAGAAGTGTGAGGCTTCTGGATTTTGCTATGTTAATGATATAGTCCTTGCAATCTTAGAACTTCTTAAACAGCATGAG CGTGTTCTATATGTGGACATTGATATCCACCATGGAGACGGTGTGGAGGAAGCATTCTATACTACTGACAGAGTCATGACTGTTTCTTTTCATAAATTCGGAGACTATTTTCCTGGTACTGGGGATGTACGCGATATTGGATATGGAAAAGGAAAATACTATTCTCTTAATGTTCCACTTGATGATGGCATTGATGATGAGAGTTATCATTTCTTGTTCAAACCAATAATTGGCAAAGTAATGGAAGTGTTCAGGCCTGGTGCAGTAGTTCTTCAGTGTGGTGCTGATTCTCTATCTGGAGACCGTTTGGGATGTTTCAATCTTTCAATTAGGGGACATGCAGAGTGTGTTAGATACATGAGGTCATTCAACGTGCCCCTCTTGCTACTAGGTGGTGGTGGCTACACCATTCGGAATGTTGCTCGTTGTTGGTGCTATGAG ACAGGAGTTGCTCTTGGAATAGAAGTTGATGACAAAATGCCACAACACGAGtattatgaatattttggtCCAGATTATACCCTTCATGTTGCCCCAAGTAACATGGAAAACAAGAATTCCCGTCATTTACTTGAAGAAATTCAATCTAAGCTACTTGAGAATCTTTCCAGGCTGCAGCATGCTCCTAGTGTCCAATTTCAGGAAAGGCCTCCGGATTCTGATCTTGGAGAG GCAGAAGAAGATCATGATGGAGATGAGACATGGGATCCAGATTCTGACATGGACGTTGATGTTGAACG TGAGCTTGTACCAAGCaaagtaaagaaagaaattGTTGAACCACAGCTCAATGGTCTG TTTCAGGATGACCAGAGAAGAAGTCGGGAACATTTGAGAGTCTCTGATACTGCAGTTGCTGAAACTTGCATGAAG GCTCTAGATATTTCTTCTCAGAAAGCTGATGAAGATAATGTGAAAGTTGAACAGAATACTGTGAATGATTTGACCAAATAG